The Spirochaetota bacterium genome includes a window with the following:
- a CDS encoding histidine triad nucleotide-binding protein → MGCLFCNIISGATPSKKVFENDRVYAFEDINPQAPVHILVIHKQHVERIEELNQGNAAIMGDLFLAVKEVARLKGIDEKGYRVIINNGTAGGQVIWHLHVHVMGGREDMGPMVVR, encoded by the coding sequence ATGGGCTGTCTTTTCTGCAATATAATCAGCGGCGCCACGCCGTCAAAGAAAGTCTTCGAGAACGACAGGGTCTACGCCTTCGAGGACATCAACCCACAGGCGCCGGTGCACATCCTGGTCATCCACAAGCAGCATGTCGAGCGGATCGAGGAGCTGAACCAGGGGAACGCCGCCATCATGGGGGATCTTTTTCTCGCCGTGAAGGAAGTGGCGCGGCTGAAGGGTATCGACGAGAAGGGCTACCGTGTGATCATCAACAATGGCACGGCCGGCGGCCAGGTCATCTGGCACCTCCACGTCCATGTCATGGGCGGCAGGGAGGACATGGGCCCTATGGTTGTTCGCTGA
- a CDS encoding redoxin domain-containing protein, translated as MERFEPQPSPDFELADSHGVMRRLSDYKGKVVVLVFNRGFAUPYCRRHMAQLRREHDEFVKRGAEVIAIGPESARAFAEWWEEHDMPFTGLADPDHSVSKLYGQQVKILKLGRMPAQLIIDKKGMIRYKHYGNSMSDIPENSDILAAVDELNNE; from the coding sequence ATGGAGCGATTCGAGCCGCAACCGTCGCCGGATTTCGAGCTGGCGGACAGCCATGGCGTCATGAGGAGACTTTCCGACTACAAGGGAAAGGTCGTCGTCCTCGTGTTCAACCGGGGTTTTGCCTGACCCTATTGCCGCAGGCACATGGCGCAGTTGCGCCGGGAACACGATGAGTTCGTCAAGAGGGGCGCCGAGGTCATCGCCATCGGCCCGGAAAGCGCCCGGGCCTTCGCGGAATGGTGGGAGGAGCACGACATGCCCTTCACGGGCCTGGCGGACCCGGACCACAGCGTATCAAAGCTGTACGGACAGCAGGTAAAGATCCTCAAGCTCGGCCGGATGCCCGCCCAGCTAATTATCGATAAAAAGGGGATGATCCGCTACAAGCATTACGGAAATTCAATGTCAGACATTCCCGAAAACAGCGACATCCTCGCCGCGGTTGACGAATTGAATAATGAATAA